Proteins from a single region of Mycobacteriales bacterium:
- a CDS encoding glycosyltransferase gives MKIEVVTWHLPHPDGTATGRHVFAIWDAVRQQGHDVTAWCWGSPPDGLTPPPWVRCSPYHDPGGWRRKPATLVRPRAGLASVGWQPSADAVAWAEEPESYAAIAQAAKRGVTIYHSERLDAVALRRPRPAVMQSMRAERHVVRHADVAITFSARVARVTGIGELCPVTLPIPVAPLDPVAEPVAVMIADWAWQPNQAASHRLFTHWQTVREALPDAKLLIAGRGMSDRAVPPGVEVVGEVATPSDALRRAAVLAFPCPPTSGPKMKVLDALAWGLPVVTTRAGVEGIQVAEPAVAVADDAGFASALIDVLGDPARRAEMAAAGRAAVLAHHTPQQAAAARLALISRL, from the coding sequence GTGAAGATCGAGGTCGTCACGTGGCATCTGCCTCACCCCGACGGGACCGCGACCGGCCGCCACGTGTTCGCGATCTGGGACGCCGTCCGGCAGCAGGGCCACGACGTGACCGCCTGGTGCTGGGGTAGCCCGCCCGACGGCCTGACGCCGCCGCCGTGGGTGCGCTGCTCGCCGTATCACGACCCGGGCGGCTGGCGCCGCAAGCCGGCGACGCTGGTGCGTCCGCGTGCCGGGCTGGCCTCGGTCGGCTGGCAGCCGAGCGCCGACGCGGTGGCGTGGGCCGAGGAACCGGAGTCCTACGCCGCGATCGCCCAGGCCGCCAAGCGCGGCGTCACGATCTATCACTCGGAGCGGCTCGACGCGGTGGCGCTGCGCCGCCCGCGACCCGCCGTCATGCAGTCGATGCGGGCCGAGCGCCACGTCGTGCGTCACGCCGACGTCGCGATCACGTTCTCCGCGCGGGTGGCGCGTGTGACCGGGATAGGCGAGCTGTGTCCGGTGACGCTGCCGATCCCGGTCGCGCCGCTCGACCCGGTGGCCGAGCCGGTCGCGGTCATGATCGCCGACTGGGCGTGGCAGCCGAACCAGGCGGCTTCGCACCGGCTGTTCACCCACTGGCAGACCGTGCGTGAGGCGCTGCCCGACGCCAAGCTGCTGATCGCCGGACGCGGCATGAGCGACCGGGCGGTTCCCCCGGGCGTCGAGGTCGTCGGTGAGGTGGCCACGCCGAGCGACGCGCTGCGGCGGGCCGCCGTGCTCGCCTTCCCGTGCCCGCCGACGAGTGGCCCGAAGATGAAGGTGCTCGACGCGCTCGCCTGGGGGCTGCCGGTCGTCACGACCCGCGCCGGGGTCGAGGGCATCCAGGTCGCGGAGCCGGCGGTCGCCGTCGCCGACGACGCGGGCTTCGCGTCGGCGCTGATCGACGTGCTCGGCGACCCGGCGCGGCGCGCCGAGATGGCAGCCGCTGGTCGCGCCGCCGTACTCGCCCATCACACGCCGCAACAGGCGGCGGCCGCGCGGCTGGCGCTGATCAGCCGCCTCTAG
- a CDS encoding O-antigen ligase family protein: MGVLLIDGGTLLGVLICLYSRPTAVVGLLVASTMLVPATLVAPHMLTSYATVNHVLIGAAAVRLATMGKQGGWNRLFRSTPLHLALALLVVTWTTNGLAFAPPGGIPTVGLQRLINLAFVAGFYVVMLALCRWVDNPRFVVKTVLVSFGVSAAIAILEHFTRQSYGEHLFNLAGESGSTTAAHVLETRAGHLRVRSSAEFALGYAWVAIMVLPLATIYLLRAKRLVTWSIPLMLLTFAAIYWTYARSAAAAIPVVFILLAILLMERRAVLLASSSVLVAVGLFFFDGAIRHHLSLKTDQGSVGVRFQRLPPILDAVSHHAYLGLGIGGLQTIGVPTTDNFYLYAYGDTGAVGAAILLVVCVTALFQSCRGIRLLDKTRRTIVVGCALGFLAFLFSGLVDDALLLSQPAELAMLMVALATATAEPELGRALMPKWSFRRIVTFSSAGALVGLAAMLLAPVTVSQERQFSTVTPQRNTGVYDAVTSGRLLIATVCQVADDLQQSMGVHISCLDDYGAAGVGTMRISSPSADRTLAAYSHLTATLRQASYLDAFQTLVYTPPVKSRATFWRTAPASGAAVGLAIGFIAPLPYRRRRRPLPEPSAFSDDLFDLHLVDDPVPVGARGG; this comes from the coding sequence ATGGGCGTACTGCTGATCGACGGCGGCACGCTGCTCGGCGTACTGATCTGCCTGTACTCCCGCCCGACGGCGGTGGTCGGGCTGCTCGTGGCCTCCACGATGCTCGTCCCCGCGACGCTCGTCGCGCCGCACATGCTCACCTCCTACGCGACCGTCAACCACGTCCTGATCGGCGCGGCGGCGGTGCGCCTGGCGACGATGGGCAAGCAGGGCGGCTGGAACCGGCTGTTCCGGTCCACCCCGCTGCATCTGGCGCTGGCGCTGCTCGTCGTGACATGGACGACCAACGGGCTGGCGTTCGCACCCCCCGGCGGCATCCCCACGGTCGGTTTGCAGCGCTTGATCAACCTGGCGTTCGTCGCCGGCTTCTACGTCGTGATGCTCGCGTTGTGCCGATGGGTCGACAACCCGCGGTTCGTCGTGAAGACGGTGCTGGTCAGCTTCGGTGTGTCGGCGGCGATCGCGATCCTCGAGCACTTCACCAGGCAGTCCTACGGCGAGCACCTGTTCAACCTCGCCGGCGAGTCCGGGTCTACGACGGCCGCGCACGTGCTGGAGACCCGCGCCGGGCACCTGCGGGTGCGCTCGAGCGCCGAGTTCGCCCTGGGCTATGCGTGGGTGGCGATCATGGTGCTGCCGCTCGCCACCATCTACCTGCTGCGGGCCAAGCGCTTGGTGACGTGGAGCATCCCGCTGATGCTCCTGACGTTCGCCGCGATCTACTGGACCTACGCCCGCAGCGCCGCGGCCGCGATCCCGGTCGTCTTCATCCTGCTGGCGATCCTGCTCATGGAACGCCGCGCCGTGCTGCTCGCCTCGTCGAGCGTGCTGGTGGCGGTCGGGTTGTTCTTCTTTGACGGAGCGATCCGGCATCACCTGTCGCTGAAGACCGACCAGGGATCGGTCGGCGTCCGCTTCCAGCGGCTGCCGCCGATCCTCGACGCGGTCTCCCACCACGCCTACCTCGGCCTCGGCATCGGCGGGTTGCAGACGATCGGCGTACCGACGACCGACAACTTCTACCTCTACGCCTACGGGGACACCGGCGCGGTCGGCGCGGCCATCCTGCTCGTCGTGTGCGTCACCGCACTCTTCCAGTCCTGCCGCGGCATCCGGCTGCTCGACAAGACCCGGCGCACCATCGTCGTGGGCTGCGCACTCGGCTTCCTCGCGTTCTTGTTCAGCGGCCTGGTCGACGACGCGCTGTTGCTGAGCCAGCCGGCCGAGCTCGCGATGCTCATGGTGGCGCTCGCCACCGCGACCGCGGAGCCGGAGCTCGGCCGGGCGCTGATGCCGAAATGGTCGTTCCGGCGGATCGTGACGTTCTCCTCGGCCGGCGCGCTCGTCGGCCTGGCGGCGATGCTGCTCGCCCCGGTCACGGTTTCCCAGGAGCGGCAGTTCTCGACGGTGACGCCGCAGCGCAACACCGGCGTCTACGACGCGGTCACCTCGGGTCGGCTGCTGATCGCCACGGTCTGCCAGGTGGCCGACGACCTCCAGCAGTCGATGGGGGTGCACATCTCATGTCTGGACGACTACGGCGCGGCCGGTGTCGGCACGATGCGGATCAGCTCACCGAGCGCCGATCGGACCCTCGCGGCGTACTCCCACCTGACCGCGACGCTGCGCCAGGCCTCCTACCTCGACGCGTTCCAGACCCTCGTCTACACCCCACCGGTGAAGTCCCGGGCCACCTTCTGGCGGACCGCACCGGCGTCGGGCGCCGCGGTGGGTCTCGCGATCGGGTTCATCGCCCCGCTGCCGTATCGGCGCCGGCGGCGGCCGCTGCCCGAGCCGTCGGCGTTCAGCGACGACCTGTTCGACCTGCATCTGGTCGACGACCCGGTCCCCGTGGGGGCTAGAGGCGGCTGA